From one Methylomonas paludis genomic stretch:
- the htpX gene encoding protease HtpX: MKRIFLFLATNIAIMIAISIIFNVLGLKGALDAQGVNINLEGLLAISAVIGMTGSVISLLMSKWTAKNAMGVLVIDHPHNQTEQWLVSIVGRLAHQAGIGMPEVGIFDSPEPNAFATGANRNNALVAVSTGLLQRMSADEVEAVLGHEISHVANGDMVTMTLMQGVINTFVYFFASVIGYVVDRTVFKTERGYGPAYYVTQMIAQIALSILASMLVMWFSRYREFRADAGGANLAGRQKMISALQALQRVNEPAELPGQLAAFGITGTGVQRLFMSHPPLEERITALQNSR, from the coding sequence ATGAAACGAATATTTTTATTTTTAGCGACCAATATCGCGATTATGATTGCAATCAGCATCATATTCAATGTATTAGGTTTAAAGGGGGCACTTGACGCCCAAGGCGTGAATATTAATCTGGAGGGCTTACTGGCTATCTCGGCAGTGATTGGTATGACCGGCTCGGTCATTTCACTGTTGATGTCAAAATGGACAGCTAAAAACGCGATGGGCGTGCTGGTGATCGATCATCCACATAACCAAACTGAGCAATGGCTGGTAAGTATAGTTGGGCGTTTGGCACACCAAGCCGGTATTGGTATGCCGGAAGTAGGTATTTTTGATAGCCCGGAACCGAATGCTTTTGCCACTGGTGCAAATCGCAATAATGCCCTGGTAGCGGTCAGTACCGGTTTATTACAGCGCATGAGTGCTGACGAAGTGGAGGCGGTATTGGGTCATGAGATTAGCCATGTGGCCAATGGCGATATGGTAACCATGACACTGATGCAAGGCGTGATTAACACTTTTGTGTACTTTTTTGCCTCTGTGATTGGATACGTGGTAGACAGAACGGTGTTCAAGACCGAACGAGGCTATGGTCCGGCTTATTATGTAACCCAGATGATTGCGCAAATTGCGCTATCGATTCTGGCTTCCATGCTGGTCATGTGGTTCTCCAGATACCGCGAATTTCGCGCCGATGCCGGTGGGGCAAATCTAGCCGGTCGGCAGAAAATGATTTCGGCATTGCAAGCTTTGCAACGTGTTAATGAACCCGCTGAATTACCGGGGCAACTGGCCGCTTTTGGCATAACCGGTACCGGCGTGCAACGTTTGTTTATGAGCCATCCACCATTAGAGGAACGGATTACCGCTTTACAAAATAGCCGTTAA
- the mobA gene encoding molybdenum cofactor guanylyltransferase MobA, with amino-acid sequence MSGQNKVSGVVLAGGQARRMHRQDKGLVLFKRRPLISSALAAMSPLVDELFISANRNQQTYQQLGYPVISDLTQSFDGPLAGILAAMQTAQYPVLLVMPCDSPFIETRHLQRLLAALTIGYDISVADDGERLHPVFLAVRSQLQTSLHHYLAGGERKLQNWLQQHSVQRVDFSAEPQIFANINTLTELAAWQQKPD; translated from the coding sequence ATGAGCGGGCAAAACAAAGTCAGTGGTGTAGTGCTGGCCGGCGGTCAGGCCAGACGTATGCACCGGCAGGATAAAGGCTTGGTACTGTTTAAGCGGCGGCCACTCATCAGTTCGGCTCTGGCGGCCATGTCGCCACTGGTTGATGAATTATTCATTAGCGCCAATCGCAATCAGCAAACATATCAGCAATTGGGCTATCCGGTGATCAGTGACCTTACTCAGAGCTTCGATGGTCCGCTGGCCGGTATTCTGGCAGCCATGCAAACTGCACAGTATCCGGTTTTACTGGTCATGCCCTGCGATTCACCGTTTATCGAAACCCGGCATCTCCAGCGTTTACTGGCTGCATTGACAATCGGGTATGACATCAGTGTTGCCGATGATGGAGAACGCCTGCATCCGGTGTTTTTGGCGGTGCGTAGTCAGTTGCAAACCAGCCTGCATCACTATCTCGCCGGCGGCGAACGCAAACTGCAAAACTGGCTACAGCAGCATTCTGTCCAACGGGTTGATTTTAGTGCCGAGCCGCAAATATTTGCCAACATTAATACCCTGACCGAATTAGCGGCCTGGCAGCAAAAACCTGATTAA
- a CDS encoding DUF302 domain-containing protein, whose amino-acid sequence MLKNLIWPVWLFLLSSCATPGPPSELVPFYQVETLKPYDEVLAELEVAIAEHNFRITGHSRVGKVIRERGAVNFPEYDTIQFCNLTLAQTVLEISPQAIGFMPCNVVAYQFAGKTIIKTHLLPEDSDNAKLNQFARDMNPQLQQIVDFAAQP is encoded by the coding sequence ATGTTGAAGAATTTGATTTGGCCGGTGTGGCTGTTTTTGCTGAGCAGTTGTGCCACACCAGGACCACCCAGCGAGTTGGTGCCGTTTTACCAGGTGGAAACCCTTAAACCTTATGATGAGGTTTTGGCAGAACTTGAAGTGGCAATAGCCGAACATAATTTTCGCATCACCGGCCATAGCCGAGTCGGTAAAGTGATACGTGAGCGTGGCGCAGTGAATTTTCCGGAGTATGACACCATTCAATTTTGTAATCTGACCCTGGCGCAAACTGTACTGGAAATCAGCCCTCAAGCCATAGGTTTTATGCCCTGTAATGTGGTGGCCTATCAGTTTGCCGGTAAAACCATCATCAAGACCCATTTGCTGCCGGAAGATAGCGATAATGCCAAATTAAACCAATTTGCCCGGGACATGAATCCGCAATTGCAACAAATAGTCGATTTTGCCGCACAACCATAA
- a CDS encoding c-type cytochrome, with the protein MNIKNYKISFIILLYLFSFAGHAADISAGKSRAVACQACHGADGNSTIPLHPSLAGQTSAYLETQLQHFKSGARINPTMQAQAAVLSDADIQNLAAYYAGLPAKSSGGEVNLAKQGQGKATMCMGCHGEKLSGRGQFPSLAGQQAAYLSKQLHDFKSGNRKAGAMNAFAQSLSDEDISTLSAYLANLNH; encoded by the coding sequence ATGAACATCAAAAATTATAAAATCAGTTTTATCATACTATTATATTTATTTAGCTTTGCCGGCCATGCAGCCGACATCAGTGCCGGTAAAAGCCGGGCAGTCGCCTGTCAGGCTTGTCACGGTGCTGATGGTAACAGCACAATTCCGCTACACCCCAGTCTGGCTGGTCAAACTAGCGCCTATCTGGAAACTCAGCTACAACACTTTAAATCGGGCGCCCGGATTAATCCCACCATGCAGGCACAGGCCGCAGTTTTAAGTGATGCTGATATCCAAAACCTGGCCGCATACTATGCCGGTTTACCGGCTAAATCGAGCGGCGGTGAGGTAAATTTGGCCAAGCAGGGTCAGGGCAAAGCGACTATGTGTATGGGCTGTCACGGTGAAAAACTGAGCGGACGCGGGCAATTTCCCAGTCTGGCCGGGCAACAGGCTGCCTATTTGAGTAAACAATTACACGATTTTAAGAGCGGTAATCGTAAAGCCGGAGCGATGAATGCTTTTGCGCAATCATTAAGTGATGAGGATATCAGCACACTAAGTGCTTATTTAGCCAATCTCAATCATTAA
- a CDS encoding peroxiredoxin translates to MSELLKKNQKAPDFSVLNQNDELLSLSAYQGEKNVVLYFYPKDDTPGCTIEARDFTALAGEFAALDTVILGVSKDDCESHRAFIEKYDLTVQLLADVSGELTESYGVWQEVEKDGVKKWKIVRSTFIINKQGILVEAWYGVNHDGHAQLVLDTLKALA, encoded by the coding sequence ATGTCAGAACTTTTAAAAAAAAACCAGAAAGCCCCTGATTTCAGTGTATTAAACCAAAACGATGAATTGCTGTCATTATCAGCTTATCAGGGTGAGAAAAATGTTGTATTGTATTTTTATCCTAAAGACGATACCCCGGGCTGCACCATAGAAGCCAGAGACTTTACCGCGCTGGCCGGCGAATTTGCCGCACTGGATACAGTTATACTGGGGGTCAGTAAAGACGATTGCGAAAGCCACCGCGCATTCATCGAAAAATACGACTTGACCGTACAGTTATTGGCTGATGTTAGCGGTGAGTTAACCGAAAGCTATGGGGTTTGGCAGGAAGTCGAAAAAGACGGAGTCAAAAAATGGAAGATTGTGCGATCCACCTTTATTATCAATAAGCAAGGCATATTGGTAGAAGCTTGGTACGGTGTCAATCATGATGGCCACGCCCAATTAGTGCTGGATACCCTAAAAGCACTGGCCTAA
- the rpiA gene encoding ribose-5-phosphate isomerase RpiA yields the protein MNDKQRVAHFAAQRIKNGMTVGLGTGSTANYFIEALATRVVTEGLQVKAVSSSVVSSLKAQQYGLPLLGIEHISVLDVYVDGADEVSPDLSLLKGRGADLVREKLLAKAGTEFWVLIDQSKRVQHIGQNFPIPLEVIPFAWQMVQREVSQLGGQGRLRPSGNGDGLAVTSHGSLVLDVIFPPELDTRTLNDKLNSISGIVEHGIFFGLTTTLFTGHDGRIIEQNP from the coding sequence ATGAATGATAAGCAAAGAGTTGCCCATTTTGCGGCGCAACGCATAAAAAACGGAATGACTGTTGGCTTGGGTACCGGTTCTACCGCCAATTATTTCATCGAAGCTCTAGCTACTCGGGTGGTAACAGAAGGTTTGCAAGTTAAGGCCGTCTCAAGTTCAGTGGTCAGCAGTCTCAAAGCCCAGCAGTATGGTTTGCCCTTATTGGGTATAGAACACATAAGTGTGCTTGATGTTTATGTTGATGGAGCCGATGAAGTCAGCCCGGATTTAAGTCTGTTAAAAGGACGGGGTGCCGATTTGGTGCGGGAAAAACTTTTGGCTAAAGCCGGCACTGAGTTTTGGGTACTTATTGATCAAAGTAAACGTGTACAGCATATAGGCCAAAATTTCCCCATACCATTGGAAGTTATCCCGTTTGCCTGGCAAATGGTGCAGCGCGAAGTTAGCCAACTAGGCGGGCAGGGTAGATTGAGACCCAGTGGCAATGGCGATGGCTTAGCCGTTACCAGTCACGGCAGTCTGGTACTGGATGTGATATTTCCACCAGAGTTGGACACTCGCACTCTCAATGATAAACTCAACAGTATTTCCGGTATTGTCGAACACGGGATTTTTTTCGGCTTAACAACAACTTTGTTCACCGGGCATGATGGCCGGATAATTGAACAAAATCCTTAG
- the lpxD gene encoding UDP-3-O-(3-hydroxymyristoyl)glucosamine N-acyltransferase, producing MLITELAKLCQAQVQGGNAEQEVSSAADIMSALAHQVTVLSDSKYKKYLKDTQATACFISVKLADEQIPDGLTLLICDDPEISFLDAVKLLHPEPAYTRQVSTQAVLAEQVELGEDVHIGPFVSIGAVTRIGAGATIDAGVRIGNHVSIGKYSRIHANAVIYDHCVIGDHVIIHAGAIIGADGFGYKFRNNQHIKVPHVGNVEIADFVEIGANTCIDRGALGATRIGAGSKIDNLVQLGHNNIVGRNVIICGQSGISGSCTIGDGAILAGSAGVADHVNIGSRAVIMARSGISADVEPGAQVFGSPAKDRKLAWRELAALSKLPELLQKFKNLETRVSDLEQ from the coding sequence ATGCTGATTACGGAACTTGCAAAACTCTGTCAGGCTCAGGTGCAAGGTGGCAATGCTGAGCAGGAAGTTAGCTCGGCTGCTGACATTATGTCTGCTCTGGCGCATCAGGTTACCGTGTTAAGCGACAGCAAATACAAAAAATATCTTAAAGACACACAAGCGACAGCCTGCTTCATATCCGTAAAACTGGCTGATGAGCAGATACCAGATGGTTTGACTTTGCTGATTTGCGATGATCCTGAAATCAGTTTTCTTGATGCCGTTAAACTTCTGCATCCAGAACCGGCATATACCAGACAAGTATCCACCCAAGCCGTGCTGGCAGAGCAGGTTGAACTGGGTGAAGACGTGCATATTGGTCCGTTTGTCAGTATAGGTGCTGTTACCCGTATTGGTGCCGGTGCCACTATTGATGCCGGAGTCAGAATCGGCAATCATGTCAGCATTGGTAAATACAGTCGTATTCATGCCAATGCCGTCATATATGATCATTGCGTGATAGGTGATCATGTGATTATTCATGCTGGAGCTATTATTGGTGCTGATGGTTTTGGTTATAAATTTCGGAATAATCAGCATATCAAAGTGCCTCATGTCGGCAATGTGGAAATTGCTGACTTTGTGGAAATCGGTGCAAATACCTGTATAGATCGTGGGGCGCTGGGGGCAACGCGCATTGGTGCCGGGAGTAAAATCGACAATCTGGTGCAACTGGGCCATAACAATATTGTTGGGCGTAACGTCATCATTTGCGGTCAGTCCGGTATTTCCGGATCTTGCACCATAGGTGATGGTGCCATACTTGCTGGTAGCGCTGGGGTTGCCGATCATGTCAATATCGGCTCACGGGCAGTGATTATGGCGCGCAGCGGAATTTCAGCCGATGTCGAGCCTGGTGCTCAGGTGTTTGGCAGTCCAGCCAAAGACCGTAAATTGGCATGGCGGGAACTGGCGGCTCTAAGCAAATTGCCGGAGCTGTTACAAAAGTTTAAAAACCTGGAAACCAGAGTAAGTGATCTGGAACAATAA
- a CDS encoding spermidine synthase, whose translation MNITLQSPDKARFSPVLLFSGTLFASAGLMFVLQPLFGKLLLPLLGGTPAVWNTCMVFYQTLLFLGYLYAHWLSSHHSGQRQVMIHLAILAISLIALPVALPTDLAPPNEGNPALWLVKTLFLAIGLPFFIISTTAPLLQNWFAHCGHHSSHDPYFLYAASNAGSLLALLSYPFVLEPNVGLADQRLFWSLGYGGLCLLVGLCAWLLWRSQANQNSQAANDEVEPLPVLDQLHWLALAFVPSSLLLGLTQFISTDIASVPLLWIVPLTLYLLTFILVFSKWGDALHPAMLAAQPALLLIFIAYSFINPALLPYWLDLILHSAAFFLASMVCHGELAKRRPHTRHLTRFYLIMSAGGMLGGLFNTFVAPFIFNAVYEYPIMIVAALLLRPGFFQPGWYLQAIFPALLLIGGFGIYFNTDELFDYLDVIGGALILLAGLCYALRQSPLGLGMLTAVILIFTFGLHSLASNTLYQERSFFGVLSVRETVIADENQHPEKVHELYHGTTKHGAERLTAANITTPLTYYSRPGPIGQLFSEYDAENQYWQIGAVGLGAGALACYAKDQQQWQFYEIDPRVVSIAKNPAWFNYLQRCNNRAEMVIGDARLSLQKAPDHSFNLLIMDAFSSDAVPTHLLTREALELYLSKLTDDGLLAFHITNRHLALKQVLADHVNQLHLSGLLQEFKPDHVVPLVVATDWVVISKHPERLLRLEQSQLGHWQKLPLTFGLRSWTDDFTNIFGIWK comes from the coding sequence ATGAACATTACGTTGCAATCACCCGACAAAGCCAGGTTTTCGCCGGTTTTATTGTTTTCCGGCACCTTGTTTGCCAGTGCTGGTTTAATGTTTGTTCTACAACCGTTATTCGGTAAGTTGTTGTTGCCATTGTTGGGCGGCACGCCGGCGGTGTGGAATACCTGCATGGTGTTTTATCAAACCCTGCTTTTTCTTGGTTATTTATATGCCCACTGGCTTAGCAGTCATCACTCTGGGCAGCGTCAGGTAATGATACATTTAGCCATACTGGCTATCAGCTTGATTGCCTTGCCGGTGGCTCTGCCTACCGATCTGGCACCACCAAACGAAGGTAACCCCGCTCTTTGGTTGGTCAAAACCCTGTTTCTGGCAATTGGTTTGCCGTTTTTCATAATTTCCACCACCGCGCCCTTGCTGCAAAACTGGTTTGCGCATTGCGGTCATCATAGCAGTCATGATCCGTATTTTTTGTATGCTGCCAGCAATGCCGGTAGTTTGCTGGCCCTACTCAGCTATCCCTTTGTGCTGGAACCAAATGTCGGTTTGGCTGACCAGCGCCTATTTTGGAGTTTAGGCTATGGTGGCTTATGTTTGCTGGTGGGTTTATGTGCCTGGCTGCTATGGCGCTCACAGGCCAATCAAAATAGTCAGGCTGCCAATGACGAAGTTGAGCCACTTCCGGTTCTCGACCAACTGCACTGGTTGGCTCTGGCGTTTGTACCATCTAGTTTGCTATTAGGTTTAACCCAATTCATCAGCACCGATATCGCCTCTGTACCCCTACTGTGGATAGTGCCGCTGACTTTGTATCTGTTGACGTTCATTTTGGTGTTTTCCAAATGGGGTGATGCGCTGCACCCAGCCATGTTGGCGGCACAGCCGGCATTATTGCTGATATTTATTGCTTATTCCTTTATTAATCCAGCCTTATTACCGTATTGGCTGGATTTGATTTTACATTCTGCGGCATTTTTTCTAGCCAGTATGGTCTGTCACGGCGAACTGGCAAAACGCCGTCCGCATACCCGCCATTTGACTCGGTTTTATCTGATCATGTCGGCCGGCGGCATGTTGGGCGGTTTGTTCAACACCTTTGTGGCTCCGTTTATTTTTAATGCGGTTTACGAGTATCCAATTATGATAGTCGCCGCTTTGTTGCTGAGACCAGGTTTTTTTCAGCCTGGCTGGTATTTACAAGCCATATTTCCAGCATTGCTGCTGATAGGTGGTTTTGGCATTTATTTTAATACCGATGAATTATTCGATTATCTGGATGTGATCGGTGGGGCATTGATATTACTGGCCGGACTTTGCTATGCGTTACGCCAGTCACCGCTGGGACTGGGTATGCTGACGGCGGTGATTCTGATCTTTACCTTTGGTTTGCACAGCTTGGCATCCAACACTTTATATCAGGAGCGTAGTTTTTTTGGTGTTTTATCGGTACGAGAAACCGTGATTGCCGATGAAAACCAACATCCTGAAAAAGTCCACGAACTGTATCACGGTACTACTAAACACGGTGCCGAGCGGCTTACTGCCGCCAATATCACTACGCCCTTAACCTATTACAGCCGTCCGGGGCCAATTGGACAATTATTTAGCGAATATGATGCTGAAAATCAATACTGGCAAATTGGTGCGGTAGGCTTGGGAGCAGGAGCATTGGCCTGTTATGCCAAAGATCAGCAGCAATGGCAGTTTTATGAAATTGACCCCAGAGTGGTGTCAATCGCCAAAAATCCTGCTTGGTTTAATTACTTGCAACGCTGTAACAATCGGGCGGAAATGGTGATAGGCGATGCCCGGCTATCTTTGCAAAAAGCCCCGGATCATAGTTTTAATTTATTGATCATGGATGCCTTTAGCTCTGATGCAGTGCCCACCCATTTATTGACCCGCGAAGCCTTAGAGCTGTATTTAAGCAAGCTTACCGATGATGGCCTGTTGGCTTTTCATATCACCAATCGACACTTGGCTTTAAAGCAAGTCTTGGCTGATCACGTCAACCAATTGCATTTATCCGGGTTATTGCAGGAATTTAAACCTGATCACGTTGTCCCTTTAGTGGTTGCTACTGATTGGGTGGTAATAAGCAAACACCCAGAACGCTTGTTGCGTTTGGAGCAAAGCCAGCTTGGCCATTGGCAAAAATTGCCGCTAACCTTCGGTTTGAGATCTTGGACCGATGATTTCACTAATATATTTGGAATTTGGAAATAG
- a CDS encoding substrate-binding domain-containing protein: MSHSQAVIAKQELRVCADPDNLPYSNRKQEGFENKIAALLAKELHAKLSYTWQRQKNGFIRQTLGANRCDVVMGVPYGYERVLSTQPYYWSGYVFVTARNRHLSIASFDDPILRQLKIGLHGIGNDGSNSPPASALAVRGITENIVGYSMWGDTTQKNPQAQVIDAVAKGDIDVAIVWGPIAGYYAKKYGNDLELTLAPHDPKLPDMPFDYEIALGVRKTDQAFAEKLEKILEKQQSHIQNILSTYNVPLI, translated from the coding sequence ATGTCCCATAGCCAAGCTGTGATTGCCAAACAGGAACTGCGTGTTTGTGCCGATCCTGATAATTTACCGTATTCCAATCGTAAACAAGAGGGTTTTGAAAACAAAATTGCTGCGCTTTTAGCCAAGGAATTGCACGCCAAACTGAGTTATACCTGGCAGCGACAAAAAAATGGCTTTATTCGGCAAACCCTGGGGGCCAACCGATGTGATGTGGTAATGGGAGTCCCTTATGGTTATGAACGGGTGCTTTCTACCCAACCTTATTATTGGTCCGGCTATGTATTTGTCACGGCACGGAATCGTCATTTGTCTATCGCGTCTTTTGACGATCCGATACTGCGCCAGTTGAAAATTGGGCTGCATGGTATCGGTAACGACGGCTCAAATTCCCCGCCGGCCAGTGCGCTTGCCGTGCGTGGTATTACCGAAAATATTGTTGGTTATTCCATGTGGGGCGATACCACGCAGAAAAACCCACAGGCACAAGTGATTGATGCAGTGGCTAAAGGTGATATTGATGTTGCGATTGTGTGGGGGCCAATTGCAGGTTATTACGCCAAGAAATACGGCAATGACCTGGAGTTGACACTGGCACCACATGACCCAAAGCTGCCTGATATGCCATTTGATTATGAAATTGCTTTGGGTGTTAGAAAAACCGATCAAGCATTTGCGGAAAAATTGGAAAAAATACTGGAAAAGCAGCAAAGCCATATCCAAAACATACTTTCTACATACAACGTTCCGCTTATTTAA
- a CDS encoding c-type cytochrome — MRALPKSFKHVLGAMTLILMVSAANADPKIISTYKARNSAETEDGSGGNTGSSGNTGTTSNSTTATGSANKAATTYTIPSNFNFNCSTRNPKADAIENGRRAYVRLNCTVCHSSTGHGGTMGPSLVDAGGDVAEAVTQGQEGGMPSFKKYLCPNDIADLTAYINTLGSKASPDFTDWWVTNPPAPFVDSAP, encoded by the coding sequence ATGAGAGCTCTACCTAAATCTTTTAAACATGTGTTAGGGGCAATGACCCTAATATTGATGGTTAGTGCGGCAAATGCCGACCCAAAAATAATCAGTACCTATAAAGCCCGGAATTCTGCGGAAACCGAAGATGGTTCAGGTGGAAACACCGGCAGCTCCGGAAATACTGGAACTACCAGTAACAGTACTACTGCTACTGGTAGTGCTAACAAAGCTGCTACAACTTACACTATTCCCAGTAATTTCAATTTTAATTGCAGCACTAGAAATCCTAAGGCTGATGCGATCGAAAATGGCCGCAGAGCTTATGTACGACTGAATTGTACCGTTTGCCACTCAAGCACCGGTCATGGCGGTACTATGGGGCCAAGTCTGGTTGACGCTGGTGGCGATGTGGCCGAAGCGGTCACCCAGGGTCAAGAAGGCGGTATGCCATCATTCAAAAAATATTTATGCCCTAATGATATTGCCGATCTTACCGCTTATATTAATACACTGGGCTCCAAAGCTTCGCCGGACTTCACGGACTGGTGGGTCACCAACCCTCCGGCCCCTTTTGTGGACAGCGCCCCTTAG
- the pqqA gene encoding pyrroloquinoline quinone precursor peptide PqqA, which yields MNWETPSFTDLRFGFEVTMYIYNR from the coding sequence ATGAATTGGGAAACACCTAGCTTTACCGATCTGCGTTTTGGTTTTGAAGTAACCATGTATATCTATAACCGTTAA
- a CDS encoding SDR family oxidoreductase, producing the protein MKLTGNTILITGGGSGIGRGLAEAFHHRGNKVIITGRRLALLEETVRANPGISYLTLDVTDSAAISQFTVQLLDQYPDVNVLVNNAGIMEPENLLASEVDLNVAENTIATNLLGPIRLSAALLPHLQSKENPAIINVTSGLAFLPLAMTPTYCATKAAIHSYTQSLRYQLRETPVQVIEIAPPYVQTELMGAQQASDPMAMPLHDFISETLELLEENPAIIEVLVDRVKPLRFAEANGGYNEFFIQFNRLIEAAH; encoded by the coding sequence ATGAAATTAACCGGCAATACGATTTTAATTACCGGAGGCGGGAGTGGTATTGGCCGAGGGCTGGCTGAAGCTTTTCACCACAGAGGCAATAAAGTCATCATTACTGGGCGGCGGCTAGCCTTACTGGAGGAAACGGTAAGGGCTAATCCCGGAATCAGTTATCTGACGCTGGATGTGACTGACTCAGCAGCCATTAGCCAATTTACCGTACAGCTTTTAGATCAGTATCCAGATGTGAATGTACTGGTTAACAATGCCGGGATTATGGAGCCTGAAAATTTACTGGCATCCGAAGTGGATCTTAATGTGGCCGAGAATACCATTGCCACCAACTTGCTTGGGCCGATCCGGCTAAGCGCCGCATTGTTACCCCATTTACAAAGCAAAGAAAATCCGGCCATTATCAATGTTACCTCTGGACTGGCGTTTTTGCCGCTGGCCATGACGCCGACTTATTGTGCAACCAAAGCAGCTATTCATTCCTATACCCAATCGCTGCGTTACCAACTCAGAGAGACTCCAGTGCAAGTGATTGAAATAGCACCTCCTTACGTGCAGACGGAATTGATGGGTGCGCAACAGGCAAGCGACCCGATGGCCATGCCTTTGCATGATTTCATATCGGAAACATTGGAGTTGCTGGAAGAAAATCCGGCAATAATCGAGGTCTTGGTGGACAGGGTCAAACCGTTACGCTTTGCCGAAGCTAATGGCGGTTATAACGAATTTTTCATTCAATTCAATCGCTTGATTGAGGCGGCGCATTAA
- a CDS encoding type II toxin-antitoxin system ParD family antitoxin, which produces MPRNTSVTLGEHFDRFVSDKIKEGRFQSVSEIVRAGLRKLEEDDTKLRA; this is translated from the coding sequence ATGCCAAGAAATACCTCGGTCACACTGGGCGAGCATTTTGATCGATTCGTCTCTGACAAAATCAAAGAAGGCCGCTTTCAATCTGTCAGTGAAATTGTGCGAGCCGGCTTGAGGAAGCTTGAAGAGGATGATACCAAATTACGAGCATAA
- a CDS encoding type II toxin-antitoxin system Phd/YefM family antitoxin translates to MHWQLQEAKNKLSQVIHEAQTTGPQTITVRGKETAVVISAADYQKLTDKKDSLLKFFQESPLTDVELDLTRSKESGRDIEL, encoded by the coding sequence ATGCATTGGCAATTACAAGAAGCAAAAAACAAGCTGAGCCAGGTCATCCACGAGGCACAAACCACAGGTCCACAGACCATAACCGTACGCGGAAAAGAGACCGCAGTTGTAATTTCGGCTGCAGACTATCAAAAATTGACAGATAAAAAAGACTCATTACTCAAATTCTTCCAGGAATCACCCTTGACTGATGTAGAGCTTGATTTGACGCGATCCAAGGAGAGTGGCAGAGATATCGAGCT